Proteins from a genomic interval of Candidatus Nomurabacteria bacterium:
- a CDS encoding DUF4234 domain-containing protein gives MKYREIWKSLALTLITLGIYGIVWQVKVKGEMNGLGADIPTAWWLIVPIGNIWWLWKYSEGVEQVTKGKYTAGVSFLLLFLASVVGQAVLQTEFNKMAGGKPVEGGARKSIES, from the coding sequence ATGAAATATCGAGAGATTTGGAAATCGTTAGCACTTACTTTAATTACACTTGGGATTTATGGGATCGTCTGGCAGGTCAAAGTTAAAGGAGAGATGAACGGGCTTGGGGCAGACATTCCAACCGCTTGGTGGCTAATCGTCCCAATTGGGAATATCTGGTGGCTCTGGAAGTACTCCGAAGGAGTTGAGCAGGTTACTAAAGGCAAGTACACAGCAGGCGTAAGCTTCTTGTTGCTGTTCTTAGCAAGCGTGGTTGGACAGGCTGTATTACAGACAGAGTTCAACAAGATGGCTGGTGGCAAACCAGTTGAGGGCGGAGCTAGGAAGTCTATAGAATCATAA
- a CDS encoding YaaA family protein: MITLLVSSKTMLKKNVDFKLNGTSPLFEAEAKALNAKLIKLSVKDLQKLMHISENLAKETKLKIDNWKDAEAWPAWLYFSGDVYKGLVAESLDQEDFFWAQEKVWTLSGLYGIARPLDLIKPYRLEAGFKLSVAKSKNLYDFWEDKISAQINDKFVINLSSEEYIKLIRKSFRGKIITPLFLQDRKKGDKSEVKFEAVHAKVARGMMARWIIKNRIDDPELLKNFNEDNYVYSDKKSTELEPVFIRRAEGVMKIKKD; the protein is encoded by the coding sequence ATGATTACTCTACTTGTTTCTTCTAAGACGATGCTTAAGAAAAATGTTGATTTTAAGCTCAATGGAACGAGCCCTCTTTTTGAAGCAGAAGCTAAAGCACTTAATGCTAAATTAATTAAGCTTAGTGTTAAAGACTTACAGAAGTTAATGCATATCTCTGAGAATTTAGCTAAAGAAACTAAGCTTAAGATTGATAATTGGAAAGATGCGGAAGCGTGGCCAGCCTGGCTCTATTTTAGCGGAGATGTTTATAAGGGCTTAGTTGCAGAAAGCTTAGACCAAGAAGATTTTTTTTGGGCACAAGAAAAAGTCTGGACTCTATCCGGACTTTACGGCATCGCAAGACCGCTAGACTTAATTAAGCCTTATAGATTGGAGGCCGGATTTAAGCTTAGCGTCGCTAAAAGTAAGAACTTGTATGACTTTTGGGAAGATAAAATATCAGCTCAGATTAATGACAAATTTGTGATTAATCTTTCTTCAGAAGAATATATAAAATTGATTAGAAAAAGTTTTAGGGGCAAAATAATTACTCCCCTATTTTTACAAGATAGAAAAAAAGGTGATAAATCAGAAGTTAAGTTTGAGGCAGTTCATGCTAAAGTTGCCAGAGGAATGATGGCTCGATGGATTATTAAAAATAGAATCGACGACCCAGAATTATTAAAAAACTTTAATGAGGATAACTATGTCTATTCGGACAAGAAAAGCACAGAGCTTGAACCAGTTTTTATAAGAAGAGCTGAGGGCGTGATGAAGATTAAAAAAGACTAA
- the polA gene encoding DNA polymerase I has protein sequence MSEDLRGKTLAIIDGKSVFYRGYYAMPNLSTRDGVSTGGVYGFATLALEIIAKLKPDFVAVAWDKSKTNTAKRKEIYADYKANRKPAPPDFYEQVPILKDFLKVLGWPLYELDGYEADDILGTLAHQAKEFGLQTKLITSDLDMLQLIHDGNTEILNIKKGFSDIQKFNQKAFEDKYGIQVEQFVDYKSLTGDSSDNIPGVAGIGPKAACELLNEYKTLENIYENLWKVPTKYQTKLESGKNSAFMSKELATIMLDAPLKLKEEIKHMHGVPANASKLLTTMENLEFRTLIKNLPSFLRDRGALSEANIIESSKVAQKAILKLKSVNNLNDLDIKQDQPTYLYCVSEGKFGKNSKRLYISQNLKEGFIIHPQDFKDLDKLEDLLSKTKVVTYDSKKLLHFFAELKFGGLANLPVHHDLQIVAFLLNSLSRASTLTDLAAQEVKLKLQEDLPPEDLDTVFPEINQALNELYERQVHQLSKLPKLKEVQEEIDQAVVPTLVQMERSGLYVNQKKVTTITKKFERRIDELTKKIHKLAGKEFNIASPKQLGEVLFQDLGLAPTGVKKKKTGLSTAAGELEKMALLHPIISLIQEYRQITKLKGTYLDPIPKLISEEDGRVHGSFNLNVAATGRLSSADPNMQNIPARTELGREVRSIFEAPKGKTLISADYSQVELRIAAAMSDDKDLIKLFNEDHDIHTATAASLAGIPESEVTKEQRYNAKAVNFGILYGQGAHGLAQVTGMTDGEARIFLLKYKEIRSKLFELTDNFIKQAKEQGYVETIYGRRRPTPDIRSVNFNIRAAAERAALNMPIQGTSADITKLAMIKLSKVLPKGAEQVLQVHDSIVVEVDESSAQKVAKLMQQEMEQIAPDLGVKLKVDAKTATSLGEL, from the coding sequence ATGAGTGAGGATCTAAGAGGTAAGACATTAGCTATCATTGATGGCAAATCAGTTTTTTATCGTGGTTATTACGCAATGCCGAATCTCTCTACAAGAGATGGAGTCTCCACGGGAGGGGTTTATGGCTTTGCTACTCTAGCATTAGAAATTATTGCTAAACTTAAGCCAGATTTTGTAGCAGTCGCATGGGATAAATCTAAAACCAATACCGCAAAAAGAAAAGAGATTTATGCAGACTACAAAGCCAACAGAAAGCCGGCTCCGCCAGATTTTTACGAGCAAGTCCCAATTTTAAAAGATTTTCTAAAAGTACTTGGCTGGCCTCTTTATGAGCTTGATGGGTACGAGGCGGACGACATCCTTGGCACGCTCGCTCACCAAGCAAAAGAGTTTGGCTTGCAGACTAAACTTATTACCTCAGACCTAGATATGCTCCAGTTAATTCACGATGGGAACACTGAGATTTTAAATATCAAAAAAGGTTTTTCAGACATCCAAAAGTTTAACCAAAAAGCATTCGAAGATAAGTACGGGATCCAAGTAGAACAATTTGTAGATTATAAATCTCTCACTGGCGATAGCTCAGATAACATTCCAGGCGTTGCTGGCATTGGTCCTAAAGCTGCGTGCGAGCTTCTAAACGAGTATAAAACTCTAGAAAACATCTACGAGAACCTCTGGAAGGTTCCGACAAAGTATCAAACCAAGTTGGAATCCGGCAAAAATTCTGCCTTTATGTCCAAAGAGCTCGCTACAATCATGCTCGATGCACCCCTTAAACTTAAAGAAGAAATTAAACACATGCATGGAGTCCCGGCCAATGCCTCTAAATTACTTACCACAATGGAGAACTTAGAATTCAGGACTCTTATAAAAAATCTCCCAAGCTTTTTAAGAGACCGTGGAGCCCTAAGTGAAGCTAATATTATCGAAAGCTCAAAAGTCGCACAAAAAGCGATTCTTAAACTCAAAAGTGTAAATAACTTAAATGATTTGGATATTAAACAAGATCAACCAACCTATCTTTACTGCGTTTCAGAAGGTAAGTTTGGCAAGAACTCTAAGCGTCTCTATATTTCTCAAAATCTAAAAGAAGGCTTCATAATTCATCCTCAAGACTTTAAAGATCTTGATAAATTAGAAGACTTGCTTTCAAAAACAAAGGTTGTAACTTACGATTCTAAAAAGCTTCTACATTTTTTTGCTGAACTTAAGTTTGGCGGGCTGGCTAATCTTCCTGTTCATCATGATCTGCAAATTGTAGCTTTCCTTTTAAACTCACTTTCACGCGCAAGTACCCTTACAGATTTAGCAGCTCAAGAGGTTAAGCTTAAGCTTCAAGAAGACTTGCCCCCAGAAGATCTAGACACAGTATTTCCAGAAATAAACCAAGCGCTAAATGAGCTTTACGAAAGGCAAGTTCATCAGCTTTCAAAACTCCCTAAACTTAAAGAAGTTCAAGAAGAGATTGACCAAGCGGTAGTCCCAACTCTAGTCCAAATGGAGAGATCCGGGCTTTATGTTAATCAAAAAAAAGTCACCACAATCACTAAAAAGTTTGAACGAAGAATTGATGAGCTCACAAAAAAAATTCATAAACTTGCTGGCAAAGAATTTAATATTGCTAGCCCAAAACAGCTCGGCGAAGTTTTATTCCAAGATTTAGGTCTTGCACCGACTGGAGTCAAAAAGAAGAAGACCGGCCTATCGACTGCGGCTGGTGAACTCGAAAAGATGGCTTTACTTCACCCCATAATCTCTCTTATCCAAGAATATAGACAAATCACTAAACTCAAAGGCACTTATCTCGATCCTATTCCTAAGCTTATTTCAGAAGAAGATGGCAGAGTCCATGGCTCGTTCAATTTAAATGTCGCTGCAACTGGGCGTTTGAGCTCAGCCGACCCTAACATGCAAAATATCCCTGCTAGAACAGAACTCGGTCGAGAAGTCCGCTCAATTTTTGAAGCACCAAAAGGTAAAACACTCATTTCCGCCGACTATTCTCAGGTAGAACTCCGTATTGCGGCAGCTATGTCTGATGACAAAGACTTAATTAAACTTTTTAACGAAGATCACGATATCCATACGGCAACTGCTGCAAGCCTTGCCGGAATTCCAGAAAGCGAAGTTACAAAAGAGCAGCGTTATAACGCAAAGGCCGTTAATTTTGGTATTCTTTACGGACAGGGAGCTCACGGTCTAGCTCAAGTAACTGGAATGACAGATGGAGAAGCACGGATCTTCCTACTTAAGTATAAAGAGATACGGTCAAAGCTTTTTGAACTTACCGATAATTTTATAAAGCAAGCAAAAGAGCAGGGCTATGTCGAAACAATTTACGGCAGAAGAAGACCAACTCCAGATATCAGATCTGTCAACTTTAATATCCGAGCCGCAGCAGAACGTGCCGCACTAAACATGCCAATCCAAGGAACAAGTGCGGATATAACAAAACTCGCCATGATTAAGCTTAGTAAAGTATTACCAAAAGGAGCCGAGCAAGTTTTACAGGTCCACGACAGCATTGTTGTAGAGGTTGATGAGAGTAGTGCACAAAAAGTTGCCAAACTAATGCAACAAGAAATGGAACAGATTGCCCCAGATCTAGGAGTTAAGCTCAAGGTTGACGCAAAAACCGCCACTAGCTTGGGTGAGTTATAA
- a CDS encoding nucleotide exchange factor GrpE, with product MEPVKKKKAKSEKNSSNNGGVSELELKINELTEALQRERADAQNLIRRAEEEKIKLSGFYKAQVIKELLPVLDAAEKALELSSKEKLDKTSEGMSAVLVKLKKTLENLGLERIEAEGKKFDENLHDAISIDESNGERDVVTKDMQAGYRLGDEILRHSMVVVRR from the coding sequence ATGGAACCAGTTAAAAAAAAGAAGGCTAAGTCCGAAAAAAATTCTTCCAACAACGGAGGAGTGTCAGAACTTGAACTTAAGATAAACGAACTTACCGAGGCTCTTCAAAGGGAGCGAGCTGATGCTCAGAATCTTATTAGGAGAGCTGAGGAAGAGAAGATTAAGCTTAGTGGATTTTACAAGGCGCAGGTTATTAAAGAATTATTGCCAGTTCTCGATGCAGCTGAAAAAGCTTTAGAATTATCTTCCAAAGAGAAGTTAGATAAAACCTCTGAGGGAATGTCGGCAGTCTTAGTTAAGCTTAAGAAGACTCTTGAGAATTTAGGTCTAGAAAGAATAGAAGCTGAAGGTAAAAAGTTTGACGAGAACCTTCATGATGCGATTTCTATCGATGAGAGCAATGGCGAAAGAGATGTTGTGACTAAGGATATGCAAGCCGGATATAGGCTTGGGGATGAGATATTGCGCCACAGTATGGTCGTTGTTAGAAGATAA
- the crtI gene encoding phytoene desaturase, producing the protein MARSKQAVIIGGGFAGLSAACYMARAGYRVVLLEKNKKIGGRAQAAQDAGFKFDLGPNWYIMPDLYEDFFQDFGTSPEDHYKLIRLSPAFRTFTPEGEYFDALEPEHMADQLDSFNHGDGIGFKRLLNRSKVVYSRFKLGLMQEDWLSKLSKLKPKVSSTIFKLPKGTIASRNAEFIKSRDGKAMADSFSHFLGGTANRTPAAYSFLPYTVFDQGVWYPEGGFSSVVSGFRSLAQKLGVEIYEGYEVEKVEVQYGVASAVVIKDLGERIPADVVISASDYLNSESMLEPIYQSYSLDFWKSKQYSPSAIVVSLGLNQKVPNLLHHNTFTNPSSSDLNIRAWPSQIGTFSVTCPTFTEPNLAPNGGEVLTVTIPIPAGLSDEEAAIKRLISQAYEKISVATGVNIQGAIVTEHIISSSYFKSMFYAPGGSIAGLAQYKDQIFQKDLV; encoded by the coding sequence ATGGCACGATCTAAACAAGCGGTTATAATTGGAGGGGGTTTTGCCGGACTTTCGGCAGCGTGCTACATGGCGCGTGCCGGATATCGTGTTGTTCTTTTAGAAAAAAATAAAAAAATAGGAGGCAGGGCACAGGCCGCCCAAGATGCCGGTTTCAAATTTGATCTCGGTCCAAATTGGTACATCATGCCAGACCTATACGAAGACTTCTTCCAAGATTTTGGGACTAGCCCGGAAGATCATTATAAACTAATTCGCTTAAGTCCTGCCTTTAGAACCTTTACTCCAGAAGGTGAATATTTTGATGCCCTAGAGCCGGAGCATATGGCTGATCAGCTTGACTCGTTCAACCATGGTGATGGAATCGGGTTCAAAAGACTGTTAAACAGATCAAAAGTAGTCTATTCTAGGTTTAAGCTTGGTCTTATGCAAGAAGACTGGCTTAGCAAGTTGTCAAAGCTAAAACCAAAAGTATCTTCCACAATCTTTAAACTACCAAAAGGCACTATAGCTTCTAGAAATGCCGAGTTTATAAAGTCTCGTGACGGCAAGGCTATGGCCGATAGCTTTAGCCACTTTCTCGGAGGCACAGCCAATAGAACTCCTGCCGCATACTCATTCTTGCCATACACAGTTTTTGACCAAGGAGTTTGGTACCCAGAAGGGGGCTTCAGCTCAGTTGTATCAGGCTTTAGAAGTCTGGCCCAAAAACTTGGAGTTGAAATCTACGAAGGTTATGAGGTCGAGAAAGTAGAAGTCCAATACGGGGTTGCTTCGGCTGTGGTCATAAAAGATTTAGGAGAACGAATCCCGGCCGATGTGGTCATTTCAGCCTCTGACTACTTAAATTCAGAAAGCATGCTCGAGCCGATCTACCAATCTTATAGCCTTGATTTTTGGAAATCTAAACAATATTCTCCGTCGGCGATCGTTGTCTCTTTGGGCTTAAATCAAAAAGTACCAAATTTGTTGCATCACAATACTTTTACTAATCCAAGTAGCTCAGACTTAAATATAAGAGCCTGGCCAAGCCAAATTGGCACATTTAGTGTGACATGTCCAACATTCACTGAGCCAAACTTGGCGCCAAATGGGGGAGAGGTTCTAACAGTTACTATTCCAATTCCTGCTGGTTTATCAGACGAAGAGGCTGCTATAAAGAGATTAATTTCTCAAGCTTACGAAAAAATCTCAGTGGCTACTGGAGTCAACATCCAAGGAGCAATTGTAACGGAGCATATCATTTCTTCAAGTTACTTCAAGAGTATGTTTTATGCACCTGGAGGCTCAATTGCTGGACTCGCCCAATACAAAGATCAAATCTTCCAAAAAGACCTCGTTTAA
- the mutM gene encoding bifunctional DNA-formamidopyrimidine glycosylase/DNA-(apurinic or apyrimidinic site) lyase — translation MPELPEVETVVRGLNEHLVGHTIKSFDFDWPKTIKTPLEIFKKEIEGSRVITARRRGKLIIINLSSEHSILIHLKMTGQLVYKSSKLQYGAGHPNNSLVSKLPDKTTRIHFKLDNNSELFFNDVRKFGWVELIPSDEHHLHKFISSLGPEPLEIDYIKFKQALYRFPKAQIKAKLLDQNVLAGVGNIYADESLWAAQIHPQKKISEIPESKLKNLFTELQAVLNLSIEKGGSSSVNYIKVDGKVGSYLTFANVYKREGKPCKRCGTELIRTVAAGRGTRICPKCQKI, via the coding sequence ATGCCTGAGCTACCAGAAGTAGAAACCGTTGTTCGTGGTCTAAATGAACATCTCGTTGGACATACAATTAAATCTTTTGATTTTGATTGGCCAAAAACAATCAAGACTCCACTTGAGATTTTTAAAAAAGAGATTGAAGGCTCTAGGGTTATTACTGCAAGACGTCGCGGCAAGCTGATCATCATAAACTTAAGTTCTGAGCATTCAATTTTAATTCATCTTAAGATGACTGGGCAGCTAGTTTATAAATCTTCAAAGCTTCAGTATGGAGCCGGCCATCCTAATAATTCACTAGTTTCTAAACTTCCAGACAAAACAACTCGAATTCACTTTAAGCTAGATAATAATTCTGAACTCTTTTTTAACGATGTTAGAAAATTTGGTTGGGTAGAGTTAATCCCCTCAGACGAACATCATTTGCATAAATTCATTTCATCCTTAGGTCCTGAACCTCTGGAGATAGACTACATTAAGTTTAAGCAAGCTTTATATAGATTTCCAAAAGCCCAGATTAAAGCTAAGCTTTTAGACCAAAACGTTCTTGCCGGAGTGGGCAATATTTATGCCGACGAATCTTTATGGGCAGCTCAGATTCATCCTCAAAAAAAGATCTCCGAGATTCCAGAATCTAAACTTAAGAATCTTTTTACAGAGCTCCAAGCAGTACTAAACTTAAGTATCGAGAAAGGCGGTTCATCTTCTGTCAACTATATCAAGGTAGACGGCAAAGTAGGATCATACCTCACATTTGCAAACGTTTATAAAAGAGAAGGTAAGCCCTGCAAAAGATGTGGTACAGAATTAATTCGAACAGTCGCAGCTGGGCGTGGAACCCGCATTTGCCCTAAGTGCCAGAAAATATAG
- a CDS encoding ATP-binding cassette domain-containing protein — translation MYINHKIDLAMVLIMTSYAGSLVDKISALSNYKINVQEVYNSTFEMAEIMMMEPEIKDPQYPVKLKIEKGQIEFNDASFKYTNASEELKEDEDKPNKNIKDEQHLFKNLSLTIKPGEKIGLVGPSGGGKSTLLKLILRFYDIDSGAVKIDGINVKDVIQSKLRQQIAYVPQDPALFHRSIAENIGYSKPNAKLKEVKAAAKQAYVDEFIESLPDGYDTLVGERGVKLSGGQRQRVAIARAILKDAPILLLDEATSALDSESESYIQKSLEKLMKDRTTVVVAHRLSTIRKMDRIIVVDKGRVVDSGPHDQLLKSSPLYKKLWSHQSGGLLQD, via the coding sequence ATGTATATAAACCATAAGATCGATCTGGCAATGGTTCTAATAATGACCTCTTATGCCGGAAGCTTGGTGGACAAGATAAGCGCACTCAGTAACTATAAGATTAATGTCCAGGAGGTTTATAATTCAACCTTTGAGATGGCTGAGATTATGATGATGGAGCCTGAGATTAAAGATCCTCAATATCCTGTTAAATTGAAGATTGAAAAAGGGCAGATCGAATTTAATGATGCAAGTTTTAAATACACTAATGCATCCGAGGAGCTTAAAGAAGATGAAGACAAACCTAATAAAAACATAAAAGACGAACAGCATCTGTTTAAAAACCTTAGCTTAACAATTAAACCAGGCGAAAAGATCGGTTTGGTTGGCCCAAGTGGAGGAGGAAAGTCGACTCTACTAAAATTAATCTTAAGGTTTTATGATATAGATTCTGGCGCAGTCAAAATAGATGGCATTAATGTCAAAGATGTAATCCAATCAAAACTAAGGCAGCAGATAGCTTACGTTCCACAGGATCCCGCACTCTTCCACCGCTCAATTGCAGAAAACATTGGCTACTCTAAGCCAAACGCTAAGCTTAAAGAAGTTAAGGCAGCCGCAAAACAGGCTTATGTTGATGAGTTTATAGAATCACTTCCAGATGGTTATGACACTTTAGTAGGTGAGCGCGGAGTTAAGCTCAGCGGAGGTCAGCGCCAACGTGTTGCAATTGCTAGGGCAATTCTAAAAGATGCCCCAATTCTACTTTTAGACGAAGCAACATCTGCTCTCGACTCAGAATCTGAAAGCTATATCCAGAAAAGCTTAGAGAAATTAATGAAAGATAGAACCACTGTAGTTGTAGCGCACCGTCTTTCAACAATCCGCAAAATGGATAGAATAATCGTAGTAGATAAAGGGAGAGTAGTAGACTCTGGCCCTCACGACCAATTGTTAAAATCATCACCACTCTATAAAAAACTATGGTCCCACCAAAGTGGAGGATTGCTCCAAGATTAA
- the holA gene encoding DNA polymerase III subunit delta, whose product MLKIFYGQNTFAKRLEVSKLKKEFIEKNGEYSVREFSAEEQSPNIFISDISSSGLFATKELIIIKRLEDNLNLLNKIIESNLEHNPNEIILLINSLDKRTNEYKQIRKHTGFTDFQSLPEAKLKTWITQTSKKLGFTFSHDVLQDLMIRTNQDQQEIWICLNQLSHLQKESIDKDDLDIFLAPSCSETAFNLLESALRKDSKKFQKSLKELELFREDPYQIVALLCSQAHSLVAVALGNEAGKSLQSIAGDIGIHPFVASQQAKLVRSQNINKQKSLNISKIINWLDLSLKTVNKTEPWPMLDSALMQITVL is encoded by the coding sequence ATGTTGAAGATTTTTTATGGCCAAAATACTTTTGCCAAACGCTTAGAAGTATCTAAGCTTAAGAAAGAATTTATAGAAAAAAATGGAGAATACTCTGTAAGAGAGTTCTCGGCAGAAGAGCAAAGTCCAAACATTTTTATATCAGATATATCATCCTCCGGACTGTTCGCCACTAAAGAACTAATAATTATCAAAAGATTAGAAGATAACTTAAATCTACTTAATAAAATTATTGAATCAAATTTAGAGCATAATCCTAATGAGATAATTTTATTAATAAACTCACTAGACAAAAGAACTAACGAGTATAAACAAATTCGAAAACACACCGGATTTACAGATTTCCAAAGCCTGCCAGAAGCTAAGCTTAAAACTTGGATTACGCAAACATCAAAAAAACTTGGCTTTACTTTTTCTCATGACGTTTTGCAAGATCTAATGATCAGAACAAATCAAGATCAGCAGGAGATCTGGATTTGCTTAAATCAACTCTCTCACCTCCAAAAAGAGTCTATAGATAAAGATGATTTAGATATTTTTCTAGCTCCTTCATGCTCCGAAACAGCTTTTAATTTGCTAGAATCTGCCCTAAGAAAAGATTCTAAAAAATTCCAGAAATCCTTAAAAGAGCTTGAGCTATTTAGGGAAGACCCCTATCAGATAGTGGCTCTATTATGCTCTCAAGCCCACTCACTTGTTGCTGTAGCTTTAGGGAATGAAGCTGGTAAATCACTTCAGTCTATAGCTGGCGATATCGGTATCCACCCATTTGTAGCCTCTCAACAAGCTAAGCTTGTTAGATCTCAAAATATTAATAAACAAAAGTCTCTTAACATTTCTAAAATCATAAACTGGCTTGATCTATCTTTAAAAACAGTTAACAAAACAGAACCTTGGCCAATGCTAGATTCTGCATTGATGCAAATTACTGTGCTATAG
- the rpsT gene encoding 30S ribosomal protein S20, whose translation MPIIKSAKKRARQTQVREARNRLTKKNMREAIKALREDAKNGGKNAAELFKKAQATIDTAVKKNVLHKNTGSRKKSRLNAELKAMGVNPQGAKSTTKAKTSSTKPAEKKPAAKKPATKAAAKKAPAKK comes from the coding sequence ATGCCAATAATTAAATCTGCAAAAAAACGAGCTAGACAAACTCAAGTTCGTGAAGCAAGGAATAGACTAACTAAAAAGAACATGCGTGAGGCTATTAAAGCCCTTCGTGAAGATGCAAAGAATGGCGGGAAGAATGCTGCTGAACTATTCAAAAAGGCTCAGGCAACAATTGATACTGCCGTTAAAAAGAATGTTCTACATAAGAATACTGGCTCTAGAAAAAAGTCTAGACTTAATGCTGAGCTAAAAGCTATGGGAGTTAATCCTCAAGGAGCTAAGAGTACGACTAAAGCTAAGACCTCTAGCACAAAACCGGCAGAAAAGAAGCCTGCGGCTAAAAAGCCAGCTACTAAGGCTGCTGCAAAAAAAGCTCCTGCTAAGAAATAG
- a CDS encoding PAS domain-containing protein, with product MTDSNPELTKNNRQPKRESNEWRCECGKLLFKGAFLAGLIEVKCSRCKRMVYLQQFNAYTADNPSFMTTMSQEGTILTVSQGLFDALGYAQEEVTGKSFLDFLNPKLHLTALFWIESIAENKHTNNPYSSLIVPLLTKEDEEKIFSVLIRPAHLGGKDIYIVLAEAGKEAADSQEQKVLSKIAQKDRKRRENWDFIIDDEGTILEVSGKSDFGYKKEDLIGNSLIKTLEINDKKLSNQLKIQESYVFTTKLKSKDDKQKEYKACFTPDFIVEPGDKQGFIVAFRPLEAQRDSSTSQTSAA from the coding sequence ATGACAGACTCTAATCCTGAACTAACAAAGAATAACCGTCAACCAAAAAGAGAATCCAACGAATGGCGTTGCGAATGTGGCAAACTTTTATTTAAAGGAGCCTTCCTTGCAGGCTTAATAGAGGTTAAGTGTAGTCGCTGTAAACGTATGGTTTATCTCCAGCAGTTTAATGCTTATACTGCAGATAATCCCAGCTTTATGACTACGATGTCTCAAGAAGGAACAATTCTTACTGTCAGTCAAGGACTATTTGATGCGCTGGGCTATGCACAAGAGGAGGTGACTGGTAAAAGCTTTCTTGATTTCTTAAACCCTAAATTGCACTTAACTGCTCTATTTTGGATCGAGAGTATTGCCGAAAACAAACATACAAACAATCCCTATAGCTCCCTAATTGTCCCTCTTCTAACAAAAGAGGATGAAGAAAAGATCTTCTCAGTATTAATTAGACCAGCTCATCTTGGGGGTAAAGACATATATATTGTTTTAGCCGAGGCTGGAAAAGAGGCGGCAGACTCTCAAGAGCAAAAAGTACTCTCTAAAATAGCTCAAAAAGACAGAAAACGTAGGGAGAACTGGGACTTCATTATCGATGATGAAGGAACAATCTTAGAGGTTAGTGGCAAGTCTGATTTTGGCTACAAAAAAGAAGACTTAATTGGGAATAGTTTAATAAAAACCCTAGAGATTAATGATAAGAAACTTTCTAATCAATTAAAAATACAAGAAAGCTACGTTTTTACTACCAAGCTTAAGTCTAAAGATGATAAACAAAAAGAATATAAAGCTTGCTTCACACCAGACTTTATAGTTGAGCCCGGAGACAAACAAGGCTTTATTGTTGCTTTTCGACCTCTAGAGGCTCAGCGAGACTCCAGTACATCTCAAACATCTGCCGCATAG